From one Odontesthes bonariensis isolate fOdoBon6 chromosome 14, fOdoBon6.hap1, whole genome shotgun sequence genomic stretch:
- the LOC142398258 gene encoding uncharacterized protein LOC142398258 — translation MKLWKGATFAFMLCGAALSTILIRNMATIGQFKLKTKHPNTSSLSLRPSSSPESTSRTSLSSSADSRVLSQQTGGPHRKIRSTDGNMNTLLSDFSMMLQSFTEGELQHVVETLLDKKRRWSQPLGKNQARRTKRARRPKPCSLRKLVLTVSELGLGYKSEETVELHYCSGKCAAHRQNYDITMEHMVRTGFRERGRKDKVSNGPCCRPTAFDRGFYFLGNDNRYHTIQNVSAKNCECV, via the exons ATGAAGTTATGGAAAGGTGCTACCTTTGCCTTCATGCTCTGTGGTGCAGCTCTGTCCACCATCCTAATTAGAAACATGGCCACGATCGGACAGTTCAAACTCAAGACAAAACATCCAAACACATCCTCACTCTCACTGAGACCGTCTTCGTCACCAGAGTCAACATCCAGGACATCATTATCCTCTTCAGCGGATTCAAGAGTGCTATCCCAGCAGACAGGAGGTCCTCATCGGAAGATTCGCTCAACAGACGGCAACATGAACACGCTCTTGTCAGACT TTTCCATGATGCTCCAGAGCTTCACGGAGGGCGAGCTTCAGCATGTGGTTGAAACCTTGCTTGACAAGAAGCGAAGGTGGAGCCAGCCCCTAGGCAAGAACCAGGCCAGAAGGACTAAAAGAGCCCGCAGGCCTAAGCCCTGCTCTCTGAGGAAGCTGGTGCTGACAGTGAGTGAGCTGGGTCTTGGCTACAAGAGTGAGGAGACAGTGGAGCTGCACTACTGTAGCGGTAAATGTGCCGCCCACCGGCAGAACTACGACATCACCATGGAGCACATGGTTCGGACGGGCTTCAGGGAAAGGGGTCGCAAGGACAAAGTTAGCAATGGACCCTGCTGCAGGCCGACTGCATTCGACAGGGGCTTTTACTTCTTGGGTAACGACAACCGCTATCACACGATACAGAATGTGTCTGCAAAGAATTGTGAGTGTGTATGA